The Desulfocurvibacter africanus subsp. africanus DSM 2603 region TCGAACAGAGCCGAAGCCAAATGTTTAGAGGCAAAGTAACTGCATGTGTGGCAGCCATGAAGAAGCGTTACATGCTCCTTAAATGTGGCAGTGATGGATGCACGGAACCCATTGACTGCATTACTGCCAGTTGCATGGATGAGGCCAAGGAGGCGCTCGAGTGGATGAGGACGCATCATCCGGAGCGGCCTGATTTGAGTCTGGAATCCGGTGAGTTCTTTGAAATTCTGGATGAGGAACATTGCTCGCTCGAGGAGTGGAAGGCAGGCCTGGACAAGCTTGAACTTAAAAGAGTTGTACACCCGTGCAAAGCTACGGATGGTAAACCTTGAGCCTTCGGTACGCATCAAGGACATTCGGATATGAGGAACTGACCCGGACGGCTGTACGGGCTTTGGGAACATGCCAGCGTAACGATTCCGTAAAGGAGGAGATGCCATGAAGATTCTGGCTGCTATCGACCAATCAGCCTATGCGGAGAAGGTGCTGGCCAAAGCCATTGACTTGGCCAAGCGCGAGGAGGCCGAGCTCACAATCTTAAGTGTGGTTGAACCCAACTTCGCTGATGCGGCGGAGATTGGCGCCCAACAGGTTATCTTCGAGCAGTTCCGGAAAAATGCCGAGGATCTCGTCAATCAGGCCCAGCAGAAAGCCAAGAACCAGGGCGTGGCCGCGAAGACCTTGGTGCTGGAGGGAACTTCCGTGGCCAGCAGGATCGTCCAGCATGCCGAGCAGCATGGCGTGGACCTGATAGTCATGGGGCATAAGGGCCGCTCGGCGATCGAACGCTTTCTGGTAGGTAGCGTGGCGAGTCGGGTCGTAGCCTACGCGCCGTGTTCGGTGCTCGTGGTGCGTTGATACGGACAGGAAATCCTGGACTTGAGTCAGCCGGTTCATGCTACAGCATGTACAGGACTACTTTGCTTGGCGTACACGCCGAACAGGGACGGCAACCATCGGCAAGCACATGCCGGGAGGGCAGGATCATGGCTGAAGGCAAGAACACGGCTAAAGGCACGCAGGACCAGGAGCGCACCACTACCTATCTCGATCTCAGCGTATTGCGAAACACCAAGGATACGGCCCTTGCGGCTCTTGCTGTGGCGATAGTCGCGGTCATTTTCTGCGGTGGGCTGGCCGCCTACACGCACAATGCGCTCCAGAAGATGGGCGCAACGGACAGCCGCTCTCAGGGGCAGGCGGCAATCCTGTCCGAGCAGATGACCTCCCGGATGGATGAGCTGGGCGCCACCATGGACCAGCGCCTGTCAGCCCTGCGGTCCGATGTCGATCAGCAGCTCTCCAGTCGTGACAACGTTGTCGATCAACACTTTGCGGCTCTTGAACAATCCATGCTCTCCAAGTTGCGGTCATTGGAATCCAAGGCCGTGAGCCCCAAGCAGGTCACGCAACAGATCAATTCGCAGCAGGCGCGCACGGCACTTCGCGAAGTCTCTGGTCAGGCCGAGGCCCTTGGAGGCCGGATCGACAATCCAGAGCTTCAGGCGAAGCTTGCCCAGGTCCGAAAACTGTTGAATGAGCTGGAGCAGGGTGTACGGCAGTAACGCGTTCGGATTCCAAGACAGGACCGTCGCGGTGCAGACGCGCCTGTAGTGTGAAGTGTGGAATTGCAAATGCGTTTAGCTTGGCTTGTTCAGTAAAGTCAGCTAGTTTTGTGTTTCCGGCTGATTGGCGCATAGGCCGTATGATCTCTGCGTCGTCGGCTTGCAATCCAGCACAGGCGCTACGCCAGAGCGCGCGGCGCACGAGGGAAACATGACCAAGCAGCGCATCAGCACGCCCAAGGCCCCGGCGGCCCTTGGACCCTACTCGCAGGGTGTGGCGAGCGGCAATCTCCTGTTCGTCTCCGGGCAGACCCCCATAGACCCGGCCACGGGCGCGCTCGTAGCCGGCGATATCGAAGCGGCCACCCGAC contains the following coding sequences:
- a CDS encoding universal stress protein, with protein sequence MKILAAIDQSAYAEKVLAKAIDLAKREEAELTILSVVEPNFADAAEIGAQQVIFEQFRKNAEDLVNQAQQKAKNQGVAAKTLVLEGTSVASRIVQHAEQHGVDLIVMGHKGRSAIERFLVGSVASRVVAYAPCSVLVVR